The following are from one region of the Roseobacter fucihabitans genome:
- the rph gene encoding ribonuclease PH has protein sequence MRPSNRALDEMRTVSIETDFTKHAEGCALIKMGDTHVLCTATIEDRVPPFIKGSGLGWVTAEYGMLPRATNTRMRREAASGKQGGRTVEIQRLIGRSLRAGVDRVALGERQITVDCDVLQADGGTRCASITGGWIALRLAVNKLMKAGDVISDPMPDPVAAISCGIYAGQPVLDLDYPEDSEAGVDGNFIMTGSHQLIEIQMSAEGSVFSRDQMNALMDLAEKGVSELAAAQKAATS, from the coding sequence ATGCGCCCTTCAAATCGTGCTCTGGATGAAATGCGAACTGTTTCGATTGAAACAGATTTCACGAAACATGCCGAAGGGTGCGCCCTGATCAAGATGGGAGATACGCATGTGCTCTGCACCGCCACCATCGAGGACCGGGTGCCGCCCTTTATCAAAGGGTCCGGTTTGGGGTGGGTTACGGCGGAATACGGGATGCTCCCCCGTGCCACGAACACGCGGATGCGGCGCGAGGCGGCGTCGGGCAAGCAAGGTGGGCGGACGGTTGAAATCCAACGGCTGATCGGGCGCTCCCTGCGCGCCGGCGTGGATCGCGTGGCCCTTGGGGAACGTCAGATTACCGTGGATTGCGATGTGTTGCAGGCCGATGGCGGCACGCGTTGCGCGTCGATCACGGGGGGTTGGATCGCCTTGCGCCTTGCGGTGAACAAATTGATGAAAGCGGGCGATGTCATTAGCGACCCGATGCCCGATCCGGTCGCCGCGATCAGCTGTGGCATCTATGCGGGCCAACCTGTTTTGGATCTCGATTATCCCGAAGATTCCGAAGCGGGCGTGGACGGCAATTTCATCATGACCGGATCGCATCAGTTGATCGAAATTCAGATGAGCGCCGAAGGTTCGGTTTTTTCACGCGATCAGATGAACGCCCTGATGGACCTTGCGGAAAAAGGTGTTTCCGAACTGGCCGCCGCCCAAAAAGCAGCCACCTCATGA
- the msrA gene encoding peptide-methionine (S)-S-oxide reductase MsrA: MMKRDTVKSIVLAGMIALGFVVQTHKSHAADLETLTVAGGCFWCVESDFERVKGVKEAVSGFAGGAVPNPTYKQVTGGGTGHYEAVQITYDASVVDRRTLLDMFLRSVDPTDAGGQFCDRGDSYRTAIFVGSAADEKTAKAAITKAQNDLGQTIVTPILRASEFYPADAYHQDYYKSSKVIITRFGPKRKANAYKAYRAACGRDARVRELWGNAAPFAGS, from the coding sequence ATGATGAAACGTGACACAGTGAAGTCCATTGTCCTTGCGGGAATGATCGCCCTTGGATTTGTGGTGCAAACTCACAAATCTCATGCCGCAGATCTGGAGACCCTGACGGTTGCGGGGGGCTGTTTCTGGTGTGTGGAATCCGACTTCGAGAGGGTCAAGGGGGTCAAGGAAGCAGTGTCCGGATTTGCCGGGGGGGCTGTTCCAAACCCGACCTACAAGCAGGTCACGGGCGGGGGCACCGGTCATTATGAGGCGGTTCAGATCACTTATGATGCAAGCGTCGTCGATCGGCGGACGCTTTTGGATATGTTCCTGCGCTCCGTCGATCCGACCGATGCGGGTGGGCAGTTCTGTGACCGCGGTGACAGTTATCGTACCGCGATCTTTGTCGGCTCTGCGGCAGACGAAAAAACCGCCAAAGCCGCCATTACCAAAGCCCAGAACGATTTGGGTCAAACAATTGTAACCCCGATTCTACGCGCCTCTGAGTTTTACCCCGCGGACGCCTATCATCAGGATTATTACAAAAGTTCGAAAGTAATTATCACAAGGTTTGGCCCAAAGCGCAAAGCCAACGCCTATAAGGCCTACCGCGCGGCATGCGGACGCGACGCGCGCGTTCGCGAGCTTTGGGGAAATGCAGCGCCCTTCGCGGGCAGCTAG
- the rdgB gene encoding RdgB/HAM1 family non-canonical purine NTP pyrophosphatase, with protein MSRRFDGKRILIATHNAGKLEEMAQLFEPFGVTVVGAAEMNLAEPEETETTFIGNARIKAQAAVKATGLPALADDSGIEVEALDNQPGVYTADWAETPDGRDFIMAMTKTHNLLESKGAPHPRRARFRATFVLAWPDGHDEVFEGKVNGSLVWPMRGAVGHGYDPMFQPDGHEMTFAEMDPAQKNCISHRADAFSKLIAGCFG; from the coding sequence ATGAGCAGGCGGTTCGACGGCAAGCGGATCCTGATTGCCACGCATAACGCGGGGAAACTTGAGGAAATGGCGCAGCTGTTCGAGCCTTTCGGTGTGACCGTGGTTGGTGCTGCCGAAATGAACCTGGCCGAACCAGAAGAGACCGAAACCACCTTCATCGGCAACGCTCGTATCAAGGCGCAGGCGGCGGTCAAGGCCACCGGCCTGCCCGCGCTGGCAGATGATTCCGGGATTGAGGTCGAGGCACTGGACAATCAGCCCGGTGTTTACACGGCCGATTGGGCCGAAACGCCCGATGGTCGCGATTTCATTATGGCGATGACCAAGACGCACAATCTATTGGAATCGAAGGGGGCACCGCACCCCCGTCGTGCGCGGTTTCGGGCAACATTTGTGCTGGCCTGGCCCGACGGTCATGACGAGGTGTTCGAGGGTAAGGTCAACGGGAGTTTGGTTTGGCCGATGCGCGGTGCGGTCGGGCATGGGTATGATCCGATGTTCCAACCGGATGGCCACGAGATGACCTTTGCCGAGATGGACCCGGCGCAAAAGAACTGCATCAGCCACAGGGCGGATGCCTTTAGCAAACTGATCGCGGGTTGTTTTGGCTGA
- a CDS encoding NADP-dependent malic enzyme, whose amino-acid sequence MSKTRVTPEEALAFHLEPTPGKFEITATVPMTTQRDLSLAYSPGVAVPCEAIAANPETAYDYTNKGNLVAVISNGTAVLGLGNLGALASKPVMEGKAVLFKRFADVNSIDIELDTEDTDAFINAVKLMGPTFGGINLEDIKAPECFIIEQRLKEEMDIPVFHDDQHGTAVICAAGLLNALKISDKKIEDVRIVLNGAGAAGIACLELLKAMGARHQNCIMCDTKGVIYQGRAEGMNQWKSAHAVATELRTLEDAMKGADVFLGVSVKGAVTQDMVTSMGDNPVIFAMANPDPEITPEEAHEVRPDAIVATGRSDYPNQVNNVLGFPYLFRGALDINARAINDEMKIACAHALANLAREDVPDEVALAYGKNLTFGRDYIIPTPFDPRLIHRVPPAVAKAGMDTGAARRPIIDMEAYELSLKSRMDPTASVLRGINARARANQARMIFAEGDDPRVLRAAVMYQRAGLGKALVVGRAEDVKAKLKTAGLEGADREIEIVNAAKTTHLETYKQFLYERLYRRGFDAQDIHRLAARDRHVFSALMLAHGHGDGLVTGATRKSAHILDRINHVYNADKEHGVAGITALLHKGRIVFIADTIVNEWPDEEDLANIAERAATVSQNMGLEPRVAFVSFSTFGYPVSERADKMAKAADVLDRRGVSFEYEGEMTVDVALNTKVQESYPFSRLTGPANILVVPARHSASISVKLMQEMAGATVIGPILAGVEGSIQICSTGSTANDILNMAVLAACKVG is encoded by the coding sequence ATGTCCAAAACCCGCGTGACCCCCGAAGAGGCGCTGGCCTTCCACCTCGAACCAACGCCCGGAAAGTTTGAGATTACCGCGACCGTACCGATGACTACGCAGCGCGATTTGAGCCTTGCCTATTCCCCCGGCGTCGCCGTGCCCTGCGAGGCGATCGCGGCGAACCCGGAAACGGCTTATGATTACACCAACAAGGGCAATCTGGTTGCGGTGATTTCAAATGGAACGGCGGTGCTGGGCCTTGGCAATCTCGGCGCGCTGGCCTCCAAGCCGGTGATGGAGGGTAAGGCGGTTCTGTTCAAACGCTTTGCCGATGTGAACAGCATCGATATCGAACTCGACACTGAGGACACCGATGCCTTCATAAACGCGGTGAAGCTGATGGGGCCGACCTTTGGTGGGATCAACCTTGAGGATATCAAGGCGCCGGAGTGTTTCATCATCGAACAGCGTCTCAAGGAAGAGATGGACATCCCGGTCTTTCACGATGATCAGCACGGGACGGCCGTGATTTGCGCCGCCGGTCTTTTGAACGCGCTCAAAATTTCCGACAAGAAGATCGAGGATGTGCGCATCGTGCTGAACGGCGCGGGGGCTGCGGGGATCGCTTGTCTTGAACTGCTCAAGGCGATGGGCGCGCGCCATCAGAATTGTATCATGTGTGATACAAAAGGCGTGATTTATCAGGGTCGTGCTGAGGGTATGAACCAATGGAAATCGGCGCATGCCGTGGCGACGGAACTGCGCACGCTCGAGGACGCAATGAAGGGTGCCGATGTGTTTTTGGGCGTGTCGGTCAAAGGGGCCGTGACGCAGGATATGGTCACGAGTATGGGCGATAACCCGGTCATTTTCGCCATGGCAAACCCGGATCCCGAGATCACGCCCGAAGAGGCGCATGAGGTTCGCCCCGATGCGATTGTCGCCACCGGGCGCAGCGATTATCCCAATCAGGTCAATAACGTGCTTGGGTTTCCCTATCTGTTCCGGGGGGCGCTCGACATCAACGCCCGCGCGATCAATGATGAGATGAAAATCGCCTGTGCCCATGCTCTGGCCAATCTGGCGCGTGAAGATGTGCCGGATGAGGTCGCGTTGGCCTATGGTAAAAACCTCACGTTCGGGCGTGATTATATCATTCCCACGCCGTTTGATCCGCGGCTGATCCACCGGGTGCCGCCTGCTGTTGCAAAGGCCGGGATGGATACGGGCGCGGCGCGGCGTCCTATCATCGACATGGAGGCTTACGAGCTGTCCCTGAAATCACGGATGGACCCGACGGCCAGCGTTTTGCGTGGTATTAATGCGCGGGCGCGGGCCAATCAGGCCCGGATGATTTTCGCCGAAGGCGATGATCCGCGCGTGCTACGTGCCGCGGTAATGTATCAGCGTGCCGGGCTTGGAAAAGCGCTGGTTGTGGGTCGAGCGGAGGACGTGAAAGCAAAGCTCAAAACGGCGGGGCTGGAGGGTGCGGACCGCGAGATCGAGATCGTGAATGCGGCTAAAACAACCCATTTAGAGACGTATAAGCAGTTCCTTTATGAACGGCTTTACCGGCGTGGATTTGATGCGCAGGATATCCATCGTCTGGCGGCCAGGGACCGCCATGTGTTTTCCGCATTGATGTTGGCGCATGGGCATGGCGATGGGTTGGTGACGGGTGCGACGCGTAAATCGGCGCATATTCTGGATCGGATCAACCACGTTTATAACGCGGATAAGGAACACGGCGTGGCGGGGATCACGGCGCTTTTGCACAAAGGGCGGATCGTTTTCATCGCCGATACAATCGTCAACGAATGGCCCGATGAGGAGGATCTCGCCAATATCGCAGAACGTGCGGCGACGGTTTCCCAGAACATGGGGCTGGAGCCGCGTGTGGCTTTTGTCAGTTTCTCGACCTTTGGCTATCCGGTTTCCGAACGTGCGGACAAGATGGCAAAGGCGGCGGATGTGCTCGACCGGCGCGGCGTCAGTTTCGAATATGAAGGGGAGATGACGGTGGACGTGGCGTTGAACACGAAGGTGCAGGAAAGTTATCCTTTTTCGCGTCTGACCGGGCCTGCGAACATCCTGGTGGTGCCTGCCCGCCATTCTGCCAGCATATCGGTGAAGCTGATGCAGGAGATGGCGGGTGCGACAGTCATTGGGCCGATCCTCGCGGGTGTTGAGGGGTCGATCCAGATTTGCTCCACCGGTTCAACCGCCAATGACATCCTTAACATGGCTGTTCTGGCGGCGTGCAAGGTTGGCTAA
- a CDS encoding nucleotide exchange factor GrpE, translated as MAEPKNNEFLDDIEDAEAEAYAEEMAEIDDEEMELEQVRAERDELRDRFMRALADAENARKRSDRDRREAENYGGSKLSRDMLPVYDNMKRALETITEEQKGSNSALIEGIELTMRELLSVFKKHGIEVIAPHVGDRFDPQHHQAMFEAPVPGTKAGDIIQVAAEGFMLHDRLLRPAQVGVSSMPKS; from the coding sequence ATGGCCGAACCCAAGAATAACGAGTTTCTGGACGACATTGAGGACGCAGAGGCGGAAGCCTATGCAGAGGAAATGGCAGAGATTGACGATGAAGAAATGGAGTTAGAGCAGGTCCGCGCGGAACGCGATGAATTGCGGGACCGTTTCATGCGGGCTTTGGCGGATGCGGAAAACGCGCGCAAGCGTTCGGATCGCGACCGTCGTGAAGCGGAAAATTACGGTGGTTCCAAACTATCGCGCGACATGTTGCCGGTCTATGACAATATGAAACGCGCGCTGGAGACCATCACCGAAGAGCAAAAGGGGTCGAATTCCGCCTTGATTGAGGGCATTGAGCTGACCATGCGCGAGCTTCTGAGCGTGTTCAAAAAGCACGGTATTGAGGTGATTGCGCCCCATGTTGGGGATCGTTTTGATCCGCAACACCATCAGGCGATGTTCGAAGCTCCCGTGCCTGGTACGAAGGCAGGTGACATCATTCAGGTCGCAGCCGAAGGTTTCATGCTGCATGACCGCTTGCTGCGCCCTGCGCAGGTCGGCGTGTCCTCGATGCCTAAAAGTTAA
- the hemW gene encoding radical SAM family heme chaperone HemW, producing MAEDWEQGGFGLYLHWPFCEAKCPYCDFNSHVSRAIDQTAWCDAYLKELDRAAFETPGRVLQSVFFGGGTPSLMDPDTAALVIERIKRNWPCANDLEITLEANPGSVEAGRFRAFRDGGVNRISMGIQALNDADLKRLGRLHSVEEALQAFEIARKTFERVSFDLIYARQGQGLEAWQAELEGALSLAVDHLSLYQLTIEQGTAFGDRYNAGRLRDLPDEDLGADLFSLTQDICDRHGLPAYEVSNHARDGAQSRHNLIYWRYGDYIGIGPGAHGRLTLSGQKYATECYSNPNRWLSAASDGAPEKPRVRLSATDQASELLLMGLRLKEGVNIQRYEALAGLRLDPTRLTELRNLGMIDIQNGHLIVLDQGVILLNSVIAKLLDS from the coding sequence TTGGCTGAGGATTGGGAACAAGGCGGCTTCGGGCTTTATCTGCACTGGCCGTTCTGCGAGGCCAAATGCCCCTATTGCGACTTCAACAGCCATGTATCGCGCGCCATTGATCAAACGGCGTGGTGCGACGCTTATCTGAAAGAACTCGACCGCGCCGCCTTTGAAACACCGGGGCGCGTCTTGCAATCGGTCTTTTTTGGCGGCGGCACACCAAGCCTGATGGACCCGGACACGGCTGCATTGGTCATCGAACGGATCAAACGAAACTGGCCCTGTGCCAACGATCTGGAAATCACGCTCGAAGCCAATCCCGGTTCTGTTGAGGCCGGCCGTTTTCGCGCATTTCGCGACGGCGGGGTTAACCGAATTTCGATGGGGATACAGGCGTTGAACGATGCCGACCTCAAACGTCTCGGGCGGCTGCATTCGGTGGAGGAGGCGTTGCAGGCTTTTGAGATTGCCCGCAAAACGTTCGAACGCGTTAGTTTTGATCTGATCTATGCGCGGCAAGGTCAGGGTCTTGAGGCCTGGCAAGCCGAGCTTGAAGGGGCGTTATCCCTGGCAGTCGATCATCTGTCGCTTTACCAGCTGACGATTGAGCAAGGAACGGCATTTGGGGACCGCTATAATGCAGGGCGATTGCGCGACCTGCCGGACGAAGATCTGGGCGCGGATCTCTTTTCCCTGACCCAAGACATATGCGACCGGCACGGATTGCCCGCCTATGAAGTTTCCAATCACGCCCGTGACGGTGCCCAATCGCGGCATAACCTAATTTACTGGCGATACGGGGATTACATCGGAATTGGTCCGGGGGCGCATGGGCGATTGACGTTGAGTGGCCAGAAATACGCAACCGAATGTTATTCAAACCCTAACCGTTGGCTCAGTGCGGCATCGGATGGGGCACCGGAAAAACCCCGCGTTCGATTGTCAGCCACGGATCAGGCAAGTGAATTGCTTTTGATGGGATTGCGCCTTAAGGAAGGTGTGAACATCCAGCGCTATGAAGCACTCGCTGGCCTGCGGCTAGATCCCACCCGCTTAACAGAATTGCGGAACCTGGGAATGATCGACATCCAAAACGGCCATTTAATCGTTTTAGATCAAGGTGTTATATTACTAAATTCGGTTATTGCGAAGCTATTGGATTCTTAG
- the hrcA gene encoding heat-inducible transcriptional repressor HrcA yields the protein MNDVPNILGEMNDRSREVFRRVVEGYLADGMPVGSRTLTRDFSEKVSAATIRNVMQDLEYLGLLDSPHVSAGRIPTQQGLRMFVDGLLEIGNPDETDREKIDATFGSNEQDVSGLLDRVGSALSGVTHGASLVLTPKREAPIKHIEFVSLSPERALVVLVFADGHVENRLFTPPPGQTPSSMREAANFLNALIEGKTLSELQTSIQTQITSRRQEIDSLAQALVQSGLAVWEGEGDQIERLIVRGRSNLLTEDGESEDLERIRRLFDDLERKRDIAEFLELTEGGEGVRIFIGSENKLFSLSGSSLVVSPYMNADRKIIGAVGVIGPTRLNYGRIVPIVNYTAQLVGKLISDRS from the coding sequence ATGAATGACGTGCCAAATATCCTGGGTGAAATGAATGACCGCTCACGCGAAGTGTTTCGCCGTGTGGTCGAGGGGTATTTGGCCGATGGCATGCCGGTGGGTTCGCGCACCCTAACGCGTGATTTCAGCGAAAAGGTCAGTGCTGCCACCATCCGTAACGTGATGCAGGACCTTGAATACCTCGGGCTGCTGGACAGCCCCCACGTCAGCGCGGGGCGAATCCCGACGCAACAAGGGTTGCGCATGTTCGTCGATGGGTTGCTGGAGATCGGCAATCCCGACGAGACCGACCGTGAAAAGATCGACGCGACCTTTGGATCAAACGAGCAGGATGTAAGCGGCCTTTTGGACCGTGTTGGGTCGGCGTTATCGGGGGTGACCCATGGTGCGTCGCTGGTGTTGACGCCCAAGCGTGAGGCGCCGATCAAACATATCGAATTCGTGTCGCTATCCCCGGAGCGCGCCTTGGTGGTGTTGGTGTTTGCCGATGGTCACGTCGAAAATCGCCTGTTCACGCCGCCTCCCGGACAGACGCCAAGCTCCATGCGGGAGGCGGCGAATTTCCTCAATGCGCTGATCGAGGGCAAGACCCTGAGCGAATTGCAGACCAGCATCCAGACGCAAATCACCAGTCGCCGCCAGGAAATCGATTCGCTCGCTCAGGCGCTGGTCCAAAGCGGTCTGGCCGTTTGGGAAGGTGAGGGGGATCAGATCGAGCGGCTGATCGTGCGGGGGCGGTCGAATCTGTTGACCGAGGACGGCGAATCCGAGGATTTGGAGCGCATCCGACGCCTGTTTGATGACCTCGAACGCAAACGTGACATCGCCGAATTCCTCGAATTGACCGAGGGTGGCGAAGGTGTGCGCATTTTTATTGGTTCTGAGAACAAACTTTTTTCACTTTCGGGTTCCTCTCTGGTGGTTTCCCCATATATGAACGCTGATCGTAAGATCATTGGTGCCGTTGGGGTCATTGGTCCCACGAGACTGAATTATGGACGCATTGTGCCGATTGTGAATTACACGGCGCAGCTGGTTGGAAAGCTGATCTCAGACCGGAGCTAG
- the mutS gene encoding DNA mismatch repair protein MutS: MTVTPMMAQYLELKADYADALLFYRMGDFYEMFFEDAVAAAEALDIALTKRGKHDGADIPMCGVPVHAAEGYLLTLIRKGFRVAVCEQMESPAEAKKRGSKSVVNRDVVRLVTPGTLTEEALLEARRHNYLAAFAQVRDTYALAWVDISTGAFHVMPLTRVRLGAELARLAPSELIVSETQEAELRDTVEEFGIALTGLARSAFDSTGSEKRLCDLFEVETLDSFGAFDRAEIAAMGAVLQYLEITQKGKLPLLRAPQREAETRTVQIDAATRRNLELTQALSGGRAGSLLSVIDKTVTAGGARLLERRLSSPSRILSVLRKRLDAVAWANDNAAQRHKIRDQLRKVPDLDRALSRLSLDRGGPRDLAAIRNGLAQAELLRDDLSEPAVPDLLVNVIHALRGHSELIDHLETALIAEPPLLVRDGGFIAPGVDDDLDEARKLRDEGRGVIAKMQAEFVSNTGISSLKIKHNNVLGYFIETPSTHAEKMLSAPLSETFIHRQTTANQVRFTTVELSEMETRILNAGGRALEIEKRLFETLRNHALKHAADIAQAAGGLSELDLTAALAELATTENWSAPKIDDSRAFAIEGGRHPVVENALQRSSGDPFIANDCDLSAEAGAANIWLLTGPNMAGKSTFLRQNAIIALLAQMGSFVPANSAHIGLISQLFSRVGASDDLARGRSTFMVEMVETAAILNQADDRALVILDEIGRGTATYDGLSIAWATLEHLHDVNRSRALFATHYHEMTALAGKLPGVDNATVTVKEWEGEVIFLHEVKRGAADRSYGVQVAQLAGLPAAVIARARVVLEALEKGEREGGATQKTLIDDLPLFSARPTPQAAPAKSSLLEERLSAIHPDELTPKQALEMLYALKEAAKN, from the coding sequence ATGACCGTTACGCCGATGATGGCGCAATATCTCGAATTGAAGGCCGATTATGCGGATGCTTTGCTGTTCTACCGCATGGGAGATTTTTATGAGATGTTCTTTGAGGATGCCGTTGCAGCCGCCGAGGCGCTCGACATTGCCCTGACTAAACGTGGCAAGCATGATGGCGCCGACATACCGATGTGCGGTGTTCCGGTGCATGCCGCCGAGGGGTATTTGCTGACGCTGATCCGCAAGGGGTTTCGCGTTGCGGTTTGTGAACAGATGGAAAGCCCGGCAGAGGCAAAAAAACGGGGCTCGAAATCGGTCGTGAACCGCGATGTCGTGCGGTTGGTGACGCCGGGGACGCTGACCGAAGAAGCGCTGCTGGAGGCGCGGCGGCACAATTATCTAGCCGCATTCGCTCAGGTTAGAGACACATATGCGCTCGCCTGGGTCGATATATCCACCGGTGCGTTTCATGTAATGCCTCTGACGCGGGTGCGCTTGGGTGCGGAGCTGGCGCGTCTGGCACCCTCTGAGCTGATCGTGAGCGAGACCCAAGAAGCGGAGTTGCGCGACACCGTTGAGGAGTTTGGTATTGCCTTGACCGGCCTGGCGCGATCCGCCTTTGACAGCACGGGGAGTGAAAAACGCCTTTGTGATCTGTTTGAGGTTGAAACGCTGGACTCCTTCGGGGCGTTTGACCGTGCGGAAATTGCCGCCATGGGCGCGGTGTTACAATATCTTGAAATCACGCAGAAAGGTAAATTGCCGCTCCTGCGTGCACCCCAGAGAGAAGCCGAAACCCGCACGGTTCAGATCGACGCAGCCACAAGACGCAACCTTGAATTGACGCAGGCCTTGTCCGGTGGACGGGCCGGGTCGTTATTATCGGTGATCGACAAAACCGTCACAGCCGGGGGCGCGCGTCTTCTGGAACGGCGTCTGTCCAGCCCGTCTCGCATACTCAGCGTCTTGCGCAAGCGGCTGGATGCCGTCGCCTGGGCTAATGATAATGCAGCACAGCGTCATAAAATACGCGACCAACTGCGCAAAGTTCCCGATCTTGATCGCGCGCTCTCGCGTCTGTCTTTGGATCGGGGCGGGCCCCGCGATTTAGCCGCGATCAGAAACGGATTGGCGCAGGCGGAATTGCTGCGCGATGATCTAAGCGAGCCCGCTGTCCCGGACCTCCTGGTGAATGTCATCCACGCCTTGCGCGGTCATTCCGAATTGATCGACCATCTGGAAACGGCGCTGATCGCCGAGCCTCCTCTTTTGGTACGCGATGGCGGCTTCATCGCGCCGGGTGTTGACGATGACCTAGACGAGGCGCGAAAGCTGCGCGACGAAGGTCGCGGTGTTATTGCGAAGATGCAGGCTGAATTCGTCTCTAATACGGGCATTTCGTCTCTGAAGATCAAGCACAATAACGTTTTGGGGTATTTCATCGAAACGCCCAGCACCCATGCGGAAAAAATGTTGTCTGCGCCCTTGTCAGAGACGTTTATTCACCGCCAGACGACGGCCAATCAGGTGCGCTTTACCACGGTCGAACTCTCCGAAATGGAGACCAGGATTCTCAACGCGGGCGGGCGGGCGTTGGAGATCGAAAAGCGGTTGTTTGAAACTCTGCGCAACCACGCTCTCAAACACGCCGCCGATATCGCACAGGCGGCTGGTGGTTTATCAGAACTCGATTTGACGGCAGCCCTTGCCGAGCTCGCAACGACGGAAAACTGGAGCGCGCCAAAAATCGACGATTCCCGCGCTTTTGCCATTGAAGGCGGCAGGCATCCGGTTGTCGAAAATGCGCTGCAACGCAGCTCGGGCGATCCCTTTATTGCCAATGATTGTGATCTGAGTGCCGAGGCAGGGGCTGCGAATATCTGGCTGCTCACCGGTCCGAACATGGCGGGTAAATCGACGTTTCTGAGGCAAAATGCGATCATCGCCCTGCTCGCGCAGATGGGCAGTTTTGTACCCGCAAACTCCGCCCATATCGGCCTGATCAGCCAGCTGTTCAGCCGGGTCGGGGCGTCGGATGATCTCGCGCGGGGTCGTTCGACTTTTATGGTCGAAATGGTCGAAACCGCCGCGATCCTTAACCAAGCGGATGACCGCGCCCTCGTTATTTTGGATGAAATCGGGCGGGGTACGGCGACCTATGACGGGCTGTCGATTGCCTGGGCAACGCTGGAACACCTGCATGACGTCAATCGCAGTCGCGCGCTTTTTGCCACGCATTATCACGAGATGACAGCGCTGGCCGGGAAGCTGCCAGGTGTCGACAATGCGACGGTCACCGTGAAGGAGTGGGAAGGCGAAGTGATCTTCCTGCATGAGGTGAAGCGCGGCGCGGCGGACCGCTCTTATGGGGTACAGGTGGCTCAATTGGCAGGGCTGCCCGCGGCGGTGATTGCCCGCGCGCGTGTCGTGTTGGAAGCCCTTGAGAAAGGCGAACGTGAAGGCGGCGCCACGCAGAAAACACTGATCGACGATTTACCGCTGTTTTCGGCCAGACCGACACCGCAAGCCGCGCCTGCGAAATCGTCGTTGCTTGAAGAGCGGCTATCGGCAATCCACCCGGACGAGCTTACGCCGAAGCAGGCGCTGGAGATGCTCTATGCGCTTAAAGAGGCGGCTAAGAACTGA
- a CDS encoding ParB/RepB/Spo0J family partition protein — MVSGVDRKRGLGRGLSALMSDVAETERATSAGPSSAEKLIPIEQISPNPDQPRKRFAEADLEDLAASIREKGIIQPLILRALHEGRYEIVAGERRWRAAQIAKLHALPAVIRSFTDVEVLEVAIIENIQRADLNPIEEAVGYRQLMDRFGHTQEKMAEALGKSRSHIANLLRLLNLPDEVLEMVRQGGLSAGHARALVTAENPLRIAQQIVKGGLSVRAVEALVKKEQADESSGSKPNPNREARDAKDADTKALEGDLSAALGMKVVLNHKTGQDSGQMTLHYKSLDELDELCRVLSGS, encoded by the coding sequence ATGGTGAGTGGAGTAGACCGCAAACGAGGCCTTGGTCGGGGCTTGTCGGCTTTGATGTCAGACGTTGCAGAGACGGAGCGCGCGACGAGTGCTGGACCGTCCTCAGCAGAAAAGCTTATACCTATCGAACAGATTTCACCAAATCCCGATCAGCCCCGAAAACGATTTGCAGAGGCGGATTTGGAAGACCTTGCAGCGTCGATCCGCGAGAAGGGCATCATCCAGCCACTGATTCTACGGGCTTTGCACGAGGGGCGATATGAAATCGTTGCGGGCGAACGTCGGTGGCGTGCCGCCCAAATTGCAAAATTGCATGCGTTGCCCGCGGTCATTCGAAGCTTCACCGATGTTGAGGTGCTGGAAGTTGCAATCATCGAAAACATCCAGCGCGCTGATCTGAACCCGATAGAAGAGGCGGTTGGATATCGCCAACTGATGGATCGCTTTGGTCATACGCAGGAGAAAATGGCCGAAGCACTGGGGAAAAGCCGCAGTCATATTGCCAATTTATTACGCCTGCTGAACTTGCCCGATGAGGTTCTGGAGATGGTCCGCCAAGGGGGTTTGAGCGCCGGTCACGCACGCGCGCTTGTGACCGCTGAGAACCCGCTCAGGATCGCACAGCAGATCGTAAAGGGCGGTTTGTCGGTACGGGCCGTTGAGGCGCTGGTCAAAAAAGAACAGGCGGACGAATCCAGCGGGTCGAAACCAAATCCAAACCGTGAAGCGCGCGATGCTAAAGATGCTGATACAAAGGCGCTGGAAGGCGATTTATCGGCTGCTTTGGGTATGAAAGTAGTGCTGAACCACAAGACAGGGCAGGATTCTGGCCAAATGACGCTGCACTATAAATCACTGGATGAGCTGGATGAGCTATGCCGTGTCCTAAGTGGAAGCTAA